One genomic segment of Methanobrevibacter sp. includes these proteins:
- a CDS encoding M48 family metallopeptidase, translating to MAKDDRSSINPFTGKSHFDMVNDDKFLKDSYNEYYSMINQVQLLDNTQNGQIVRNVAIKLIQAVESYLSKIGRLDYVEDYYDWDFHLVADDTVNAFCMPGGKIVMFSGILSVANTEEKVAFILGHEMAHALLDHSRTRISAQNAQNTIASAAWIGSIAMDLVGLGSLGSLTRAATNVASIGSQFFLMNPWGRDQELEADRLGMLMIHWAGYDISDIPAFWQSMSEQNSNEHDFFSTHPADSKRIASMNELIMEIENGTDFYSQPVLRNTPKPKEEFKDYHLINDNVKYCQECGTRANADDKFCTVCGAKFEVELKCGKCGSLVNEGDSFCMNCGNKL from the coding sequence ATGGCGAAGGATGACCGAAGTAGCATAAACCCATTTACCGGAAAATCTCATTTTGACATGGTCAATGATGACAAGTTTCTTAAAGATTCATATAATGAATATTACAGCATGATCAATCAGGTTCAACTATTGGATAATACTCAAAACGGACAGATAGTTAGAAATGTTGCAATAAAGCTAATTCAGGCCGTTGAGTCATATCTTTCAAAAATCGGAAGATTGGATTATGTTGAGGATTATTATGATTGGGATTTTCACTTGGTTGCAGATGACACTGTCAATGCTTTCTGTATGCCTGGAGGCAAAATCGTAATGTTTTCAGGAATTTTATCTGTTGCAAACACCGAAGAAAAAGTAGCTTTCATTTTAGGCCATGAAATGGCCCATGCACTTCTAGATCATTCAAGAACAAGAATCAGTGCTCAAAATGCACAAAATACAATAGCTTCTGCCGCTTGGATTGGAAGTATTGCGATGGATCTTGTTGGTTTGGGTTCACTAGGTTCCCTGACCCGTGCAGCCACTAATGTTGCAAGCATCGGTTCGCAATTTTTCCTAATGAATCCCTGGGGAAGGGACCAGGAGCTTGAAGCGGACCGTTTGGGCATGCTGATGATTCATTGGGCAGGTTATGATATTTCAGATATTCCTGCATTTTGGCAGTCAATGTCCGAGCAAAACTCTAATGAGCATGATTTTTTCTCAACACATCCTGCCGATTCAAAAAGGATTGCTTCAATGAATGAATTGATTATGGAAATTGAAAACGGAACTGATTTTTACTCTCAGCCTGTCTTGAGAAATACTCCAAAGCCAAAAGAGGAATTTAAGGATTATCATTTGATTAATGATAATGTTAAATATTGCCAGGAATGTGGAACTCGGGCAAATGCTGATGATAAATTCTGCACTGTATGTGGGGCTAAATTTGAAGTTGAATTAAAATGTGGTAAATGTGGAAGTTTGGTTAATGAGGGAGATTCGTTTTGTATGAATTGTGGAAACAAGCTTTGA
- a CDS encoding DUF4012 domain-containing protein, with the protein MKRTKKLIIAILLVVLIGLLASIYGALNSGPDLSQEDKDILILAADKYEQSNGGVDMAFMIHLENGSFANYTPVYPGGMTHPTQPASSALGGGKMFLHDSLYDGVEDGMQYAKEIIEYNTNMTPDAVVLVYDEGVDNVIDSIRPLEVDGKVTNLSATDIIRENDAYNGYAGNEGVTGTMSRSDAVMVLVKALAQAAADPDKKATMVKAALDEYSKGNIIMQPEGSFTKLLATKGIESIGS; encoded by the coding sequence ATGAAAAGGACAAAAAAATTAATCATAGCTATTCTTTTAGTTGTTCTTATAGGACTTTTAGCTTCAATTTACGGAGCATTAAATTCAGGTCCTGATTTATCACAGGAAGATAAGGATATCCTTATATTGGCTGCTGATAAATACGAACAATCCAACGGGGGAGTGGACATGGCATTTATGATTCATTTGGAAAACGGTAGTTTTGCAAACTACACTCCAGTCTATCCTGGTGGAATGACACACCCAACTCAGCCCGCATCAAGTGCCCTGGGTGGTGGAAAAATGTTCCTTCACGACAGTCTTTATGATGGTGTGGAAGATGGTATGCAATATGCAAAAGAAATTATAGAATACAATACCAACATGACACCTGATGCAGTAGTTCTTGTCTATGATGAAGGAGTAGACAATGTAATCGATTCCATTCGTCCATTAGAAGTTGATGGAAAAGTGACAAACCTTAGTGCAACTGACATCATTCGTGAAAACGATGCTTATAACGGATATGCAGGTAACGAAGGAGTTACAGGAACAATGTCCAGATCCGATGCAGTAATGGTGCTTGTTAAAGCATTGGCTCAAGCAGCCGCAGACCCTGACAAGAAAGCAACTATGGTTAAAGCAGCATTAGATGAATATTCCAAAGGCAACATCATAATGCAACCAGAAGGTTCATTTACAAAATTGCTTGCCACTAAAGGAATAGAAAGCATAGGATCATAA